From the genome of Papaver somniferum cultivar HN1 chromosome 2, ASM357369v1, whole genome shotgun sequence, one region includes:
- the LOC113348467 gene encoding pentatricopeptide repeat-containing protein At4g16390, chloroplastic-like gives MGFSLTSSPSHLCSDHQSLCNSLSPSHNLQFTSSLSSWRPRNFNSPLKLITTQKSQPRTSSLSSLQVSVQDPQDLPKETSSSIESQKTPNGQAKHHIWVNPKSPRASQLRQLSYDSRYASLVKVAVALNSCDSTEEDVIKVLNSLGENPSEQDAVIVLNNMESPETALIALKYFQEKSKPKKRVILYNVTLKVFRKSRNLDGAELLFDEMLNKGVLPDNITFSTIISCARMCSLPNKAVEWFEKMPSFGLNPDDVTYSAMIDAYGKAGNVDLALSLYDRARTEKWRIDLVTFSTLIKIYGVSGNFDGALNVYEEMKALGVKPNLVIYNTLLDAMGRAKRPWQAKIVYRELIKNGFSPNFGTYAALLRAYGRARYGQDALSVYREMKKKGLELNVVLYNTILAMCADIGFTDEAIEIFEDLKKSETCEPDSWTFSSLITIYSCSGKVSEAEEMLNQMLEAGFEPNIYVLTSLIQCYGKANRTDDVVRTFDRLINLGITPDARFCGCLLNVMTQTSNEELGKLIGCIDRANPQLASVVKLLVEGETVDGAFKQEATELFSSIGREVRKPYCNCLIDLCVNLDLLEKACELLEIGLSLEVYTAIQTKSPTQWSLHLKSLSLGAALTALHVWMNDLTIAIENGEELPPCLGINTGHGKHKYSENGLATVFESHLNELNAPFHEAPEKAGWFLTTKVAALSWLESRKIPEPVA, from the coding sequence ATGGGGTTCAGTCTCACTTCTTCGCCTTCTCACCTCTGCAGTGACCACCAATCTCTCTGCAACTCTCTATCTCCATCTCACAATCTTCAATTCACTTCCTCTCTATCTTCATGGAGACCCAGAAACTTCAACTCTCCTCTCAAACTGATAACTACCCAGAAATCTCAACCAAgaacttcttctttatcttctctacaaGTTTCTGTACAAGACCCTCAAGACTTacccaaagaaacatcttcatccATAGAGTCTCAGAAAACCCCAAATGGACAAGCAAAACATCATATTTGGGTAAACCCCAAAAGTCCAAgagcatcacaacttcgacagtTATCTTATGATTCCAGGTATGCTTCACTAGTAAAAGTTGCAGTAGCTTTGAATTCATGTGATTCGACTGAGGAAGATGTTATTAAGGTTTTGAATAGTTTAGGTGAAAACCCATCTGAACAAGATGCTGTTATTGTTCTTAATAATATGGAAAGCCCTGAAACAGCTCTAATTGCTTTGAAATACTTCCAAGAGAAATCGAAACCTAAGAAAAGAGTTATTCTTTATAATGTTACTTTGAAAGTGTTTAGAAAAAGTAGGAATTTGGATGGAGCAGAATTGTTGTTTGATGAAATGCTTAACAAAGGTGTTCTACCAGATAATATTACATTTTCTACTATAATTAGTTGTGCAAGGATGTGTTCTTTGCCTAATAAAGCTGTGGAATGGTTTGAGAAAATGCCGTCTTTTGGATTGAATCCTGATGATGTTACGTATTCAGCCATGATTGATGCTTATGGAAAAGCAGGAAATGTTGATTTGGCTTTGAGTTTGTATGACCGAGCGAGAACTGAGAAGTGGCGCATTGACTTGGTTACGTTCTCGACTTTGATTAAGATTTATGGTGTATCGGGAAATTTTGATGGGGCTTTGAATgtttatgaagagatgaaggcttTAGGTGTCAAACCAAACTTAGTTATCTATAACACGTTATTAGATGCTATGGGGAGAGCCAAGAGGCCCTGGCAGGCGAAGATTGTTTATAGAGAGTTGATTAAAAATGGGTTTTCTCCTAATTTTGGAACTTATGCTGCTCTTTTGCGGGCTTATGGTAGAGCTCGTTATGGTCAAGATGCATTGAGCGTATAtagagaaatgaagaagaagggtttagAGTTGAATGTGGTTCTCTACAATACTATCTTAGCAATGTGTGCTGATATTGGTTTCACTGATGAAGCTATTGAGATTTTTGAGGACTTGAAGAAGTCTGAAACTTGTGAGCCTGATAGTTGgactttttcttctttgattacCATATATTCGTGCAGTGGAAAAGTTTCAGAAGCTGAGGAAATGTTGAATCAGATGCTTGAAGCTGGTTTCGAGCCAAATATTTATGTGTTAACGTCACTTATACAGTGTTACGGAAAAGCAAATCGAACGGATGATGTCGTGAGAACGTTTGATCGACTAATAAATCTGGGCATAACTCCGGACGCTAGATTTTGTGGTTGTCTTCTAAATGTGATGACGCAAACTTCTAATGAAGAACTGGGAAAGCTGATTGGATGCATTGACAGGGCAAACCCTCAACTAGCTTCTGTTGTGAAGTTGTTGGTAGAGGGAGAAACAGTTGATGGAGCGTTCAAACAAGAAGCTACGGAGCTATTTAGTTCTATAGGTAGAGAAGTAAGGAAACCTTACTGTAATTGCTTGATTGATCTTTGTGTTAATCTTGACCTATTGGAAAAGGCTTGTGAATTATTAGAAATAGGGCTTTCGCTTGAGGTATACACAGCTATTCAGACTAAATCGCCAACACAATGGTCTTTACATTTGAAGAGCCTCTCTCTTGGAGCTGCGCTGACAGCATTGCACGTGTGGATGAATGATTTAACCATAGCAATAGAGAATGGGGAGGAATTGCCTCCGTGCCTTGGAATTAATACTGGTCATGGTAAGCACAAGTACTCTGAAAATGGATTAGCAACTGTTTTTGAATCCCACTTGAATGAATTGAATGCGCCATTTCATGAAGCCCCAGAGAAGGCTGGTTGGTTCTTGACAACTAAAGTTGCAGCACTATCATGGTTGGAATCAAGAAAAATACCTGAACCTGTTGCTTAG